In a single window of the Thunnus thynnus chromosome 9, fThuThy2.1, whole genome shotgun sequence genome:
- the gabrp gene encoding LOW QUALITY PROTEIN: gamma-aminobutyric acid receptor subunit pi (The sequence of the model RefSeq protein was modified relative to this genomic sequence to represent the inferred CDS: deleted 2 bases in 1 codon), with amino-acid sequence MAVVCSQAITGENNGSQLQPTIQKLMKGYNRYLRPNFNEGPVEIGMSLDIASIDAISEINMDYTATIFLRQRWRDSRLVFPGNESVSVDGRLVSLLWIPDTFIPDSKRSFLHDVTVENRLIRIFSNGTVLYALRITATIACNMDLTKYPMDRQVCTLQLESWGYNLQDVVFYWTRGNDSVKGLDILRLAQYSVESYYTSVSEAVYETGNYPKLVLHFTLRRNVLFFILETYVPSILLVVLSWVSFWISQSSVPARTCIGVTTVLTMTTLMMGARTSLPNANCFIKAIDVYLGICFTFIFGALLEYACAHFYTMQHHTIEDLHRDLLRELNESNGNGSIPIVSSTQPNHSVEMGSSVDEPTEQSVNSNTKNDAGSKENMSRQGCGLSSVKDASRRAASIFVVENPHNIDRHARTVFPTAFLFVNILYWLYYLFL; translated from the exons ATGG CGGTTGTATGTTCCCAAGCCATCACTGGGGAGAAT AACGGCTCTCAGCTTCAGCCAACGATTCAGAAGTTGATGAAAGGATACAACCGCTACCTCAGACCCAATTTCAATG AGGGTCCTGTGGAAATCGGAATGAGTCTTGACATTGCCAGCATCGATGCCATCTCTGAAATAAATATG GACTACACTGCAACTATCTTCCTCCGTCAGCGGTGGCGTGATTCCAGACTGGTGTTCCCGGGGAATGAGAGCGTGAGTGTGGATGGACGACTTGTGTCACTGCTCTGGATCCCTGACACCTTCATCCCCGACTCCAAGCGTTCCTTCCTGCATGACGTCACAGTGGAAAACCGCCTCATACGCATTTTCAGCAATGGAACTGTTCTCTATGCTCTTCg CATCACTGCTACGATTGCCTGCAACATGGACCTGACCAAGTACCCtatggacagacaggtgtgcaCCCTGCAGTTGGAGAGCT GGGGCTACAACCTGCAGGATGTGGTGTTTTACTGGACTAGAGGGAATGATTCAGTGAAGGGTCTGGACATACTGAGGCTGGCTCAGTACAGTGTAGAGAGCTACTATACATCAGTGTCAGAGGCTGTGTATGAGACAG GAAATTACCCTAAGTTGGTGCTGCATTTTACGCTGCGTAGAAATGTGTTGTTCTTTATCTTGGAGACGTATGTTCCCTCCATCCTGCTGGTGGTTCTCTCCTGGGTCTCTTTCTGGATCAGTCAGTCCTCTGTACCAGCCAGAACCTGCATTG GGGTGACTACAGTCTTGACAATGACCACTCTGATGATGGGAGCCCGCACCTCCCTACCCAATGCCAACTGCTTCATCAAGGCCATAGATGTTTACCTGGGCATCTGCTTCACCTTCATCTTTGGTGCACTGCTGGAGTACGCCTGCGCTCACTTCTACACCATGCAGCACCATACCATAGAGGATTTACACAGG GATCTTTTGAGAGAGTTAAATGAATCCAATGGAAATGGCTCCATCCCCATTGTCAGCTCCACCCAACCAAACCACTCTGTGGAGATGGGCTCCAGCGTTGACGAGCCCACGGAGCAGTCAGtaaacagcaacacaaagaACGATGCTGGATCAAAGGAGAACATGTCACGACAGGGCTGCGGCCTGTCATCAGTGAAGGATGCATCACGTAGGGCTGCATCCATCTTCGTTGTGGAAAATCCACACAACATTGATCGCCATGCCCGCACTGTTTTCCCCACTGCATTCCTCTTTGTCAATATCCTTTATTGGCTTTACTATCTCTTCCTCTGA
- the afap1l1a gene encoding actin filament-associated protein 1-like 1 isoform X2 — MVGLSSTAVEAMEVLVSELGVLLKMLDQENLSSSTQEKKTSVWNLLQQIQPSVSGTDYIYMNSAVYRNGTSFVESLFETFDCELGDLKDVTDDLKQDKDTQTETLKQSCADSPARHSADPPPPLPTTPPPEEYYEEAVPLSPGKMPEYIITRVRPSPPNSIEDGYEDAENNYPTTCINSHRKNSYNDSDALSSSYESYEEDEEERSPGVTHQWPSDESSMPPARDCRICAFLLRKKRFGQWAKQLTVIRENRLQCYKSSKDTCPYVDMLLPQCTVVYAPKDSKRKHHELRFTLPNGDTLVLAVQSKEQAHRWLRVVREVSGQSTGPEESVSPIIPRKTELDKRLSAERNTSDSDSVGVSTGENCRENGKVKRGAFAAGRKITRIISFSKKKPPRPGDPRTAHSDPRQGYLSVLVNQVWREQWCCVCRGSLHFYHDKGDPRTSLPSLPLHGCEVVPGLGPKHPFAFRILRASTEVAALEAASSEELGRWLGILLAETGSATDPESLHYDYVDVETIANIRDAARHSFLWATSSSSTSTDSRTYDEVPNEDMQPVENRRQQSGNQGKRRSSFSSSDSDRKKPVVSLKRTGSNSNQYGRYGKTRAEEDAKRYLKEKEELERQRDGIRNTLVTLRQEKRELKEELKTTSEKRKPSLNKRVSQLEEACRAKEAERVDLELRLTQVKENLKKSQAGGALGAPVEAKPPVKGSSKKTQNIYMESLPVNCALEMRKRPPSVYASSTGTVMQKAKEWESKKGT, encoded by the exons ATGGTGGGACTCTCATCCACTGCTGTTGAGG CGATGGAGGTCTTGGTGAGTGAGCTGGGCGTACTGCTGAAGATGCTGGACCAAGAGAACCTCAGCTCCTCCACTCAGGAGAAAAAGACCTCCGTGTGGAACCTCCTGCAGCAAATACAGCCCTCAG TTTCAGGAACAGACTACATCTACATGAACTCAGCAGTGTATAGAAATGGCACCAGCTTTGTAGAGTCCCTCTTTGAGACATTTG ACTGCGAGCTTGGAGACCTAAAGGACGTGACAGATGATCTGAAACAAGACAAGGACACACAAACCGAGACTTTAAAACAG AGCTGTGCAGACTCCCCAGCTCGGCACTCAGCTgaccctcctccccctctgccCACAACGCCTCCTCCTGAGGAGTACTATGAGGAGGCAGTGCCCCTCAGTCCTGGAAAGATGCCCGAATACATAATCACACGAG TCAGGCCCAGCCCTCCCAACTCTATAGAGGACGGGTATGAAGATGCTGAAAACAACTACCCCACTACCTGCATAAACTCACACCGCAAAAACTCCT ACAATGATTCTGATGCTCTTAGCAGTTCCTACGAGTCGTacgaggaggacgaggaggagaggAGCCCTGGCGTCACTCACCAGTGGCCCTCGGATGAGAGCTCCATGCCTCCTGCCAGGGACTGTCGCATCTGTGCCTTCCTGCTGCGCAAGAAACGCTTTGGCCAGTGGGCCAAACAGCTCACCGTCATACGGGAGAATAGACTACAG TGTTACAAGAGTTCTAAGGACACATGCCCCTATGTGGACATGCTGCTGCCCCAGTGCACTGTGGTCTACGCTCCTAAAGACAGCAAGAGGAAGCACCATGAACTCAGGTTCACCTTACCTAATGGAGATACACTGGTGCTGGCGGTACAAAGCAAGGAGCAGGCCCACAGATGGCTCAGG GTCGTTAGAGAGGTGAGCGGTCAGAGCACAGGACCCGAGGAATCTGTGTCTCCCATCATTCCAAGAAAAACTGAACTTGACAAG AGATTGTCTGCAGAGAGGAACACATCAGATTCAGACAGTGTTGGTGTGTCAACAGGAGAGAACTGCAGAGAAAATG GTAAGGTGAAACGGGGGGCTTTCGCTGCAGGCCGAAAGATCACACGCATCATCAGCTTCTCCAAGAAGAAGCCTCCTCGACCAGGAGATCCCCGGACTGCCCACAGTGACCCTCGACAAG GCTACTTGTCGGTGCTGGTGAACCAAGTGTGGAGGGAACAGTGgtgctgtgtgtgcagaggCTCCCTGCACTTCTACCATGACAAAGGAGACCCTCGGACCTCCCtgccctcccttcctctccatGGCTGTGAGGTGGTGCCAGGGCTGGGACCTAAACATCCCTTTGCCTTCAGAATCCTGCGGGCCAGCACGGAGGTGGCTGCTCTGGAG gcAGCAAGCTCTGAGGAGCTTGGCAGATGGCTCGGCATCCTCTTGGCAGAGACCGGCTCCGCAACAGATCCAGAGTCGCTGCATTACGACTATGTTGACGTGGAAACCATTGCTAACATCCGCGACGCTGCGAGGCATTCCTTCCT GTGGGCCACATCCTCCAGCAGTACCTCCACAGACTCCAGAACATATGATGAGGTCCCTAATGAGGACATGCAG CCAGTGGAGAACCGCAGGCAGCAGTCTGGGAATCAAGGGAAGCGGCGCTCAAGTTTCTCCAGCAGTGACTCTGACAGAAAGAAGCCAGTAGTCTCCCTCAAACGAACAGGCTCAA ACTCCAACCAGTACGGAAGGTATGGGAAAACTCGAGCAGAGGAGGATGCCAAGCGTTacctgaaagaaaaagaggagctGGAAAGACAGAGGGATGGGATTCGAAATACACTCGTGACCCTCCGACAGGAGAAGAGAGAACTGAAGGAAGAGCTGAAGACGACTTCTG agaagaggaagcCCTCTCTGAACAAACGTGTTTCTCAACTGGAGGAAGCATGTCGGGCTAAGGAGGCAGAGAGGGTGGACCTGGAGCTCCGACTGACCCAAGTCAAAGAAAACCTCAAGAAGAGCCAGGCAGGTGGAGCGCTTGGTGCACCAGTGGAGGCTAAACCACCTGTCAAG GGTTCCAGCAAAAAGACCCAGAATATCTACATGGAGTCTTTACCAGTTAACTGTGCTCTAGAGATGCGTAAGAGACCTCCATCTGTGTATGCTTCTTCTACAGGAACTGTCATGCAGAAGGCAAAG gAATGGGAGTCAAAGAAAGGAACCTAA
- the afap1l1a gene encoding actin filament-associated protein 1-like 1 isoform X1, protein MDSITGRMDTNGTRSMEVLVSELGVLLKMLDQENLSSSTQEKKTSVWNLLQQIQPSVSGTDYIYMNSAVYRNGTSFVESLFETFDCELGDLKDVTDDLKQDKDTQTETLKQSCADSPARHSADPPPPLPTTPPPEEYYEEAVPLSPGKMPEYIITRVRPSPPNSIEDGYEDAENNYPTTCINSHRKNSYNDSDALSSSYESYEEDEEERSPGVTHQWPSDESSMPPARDCRICAFLLRKKRFGQWAKQLTVIRENRLQCYKSSKDTCPYVDMLLPQCTVVYAPKDSKRKHHELRFTLPNGDTLVLAVQSKEQAHRWLRVVREVSGQSTGPEESVSPIIPRKTELDKRLSAERNTSDSDSVGVSTGENCRENGKVKRGAFAAGRKITRIISFSKKKPPRPGDPRTAHSDPRQGYLSVLVNQVWREQWCCVCRGSLHFYHDKGDPRTSLPSLPLHGCEVVPGLGPKHPFAFRILRASTEVAALEAASSEELGRWLGILLAETGSATDPESLHYDYVDVETIANIRDAARHSFLWATSSSSTSTDSRTYDEVPNEDMQPVENRRQQSGNQGKRRSSFSSSDSDRKKPVVSLKRTGSNSNQYGRYGKTRAEEDAKRYLKEKEELERQRDGIRNTLVTLRQEKRELKEELKTTSEKRKPSLNKRVSQLEEACRAKEAERVDLELRLTQVKENLKKSQAGGALGAPVEAKPPVKGSSKKTQNIYMESLPVNCALEMRKRPPSVYASSTGTVMQKAKEWESKKGT, encoded by the exons CGATGGAGGTCTTGGTGAGTGAGCTGGGCGTACTGCTGAAGATGCTGGACCAAGAGAACCTCAGCTCCTCCACTCAGGAGAAAAAGACCTCCGTGTGGAACCTCCTGCAGCAAATACAGCCCTCAG TTTCAGGAACAGACTACATCTACATGAACTCAGCAGTGTATAGAAATGGCACCAGCTTTGTAGAGTCCCTCTTTGAGACATTTG ACTGCGAGCTTGGAGACCTAAAGGACGTGACAGATGATCTGAAACAAGACAAGGACACACAAACCGAGACTTTAAAACAG AGCTGTGCAGACTCCCCAGCTCGGCACTCAGCTgaccctcctccccctctgccCACAACGCCTCCTCCTGAGGAGTACTATGAGGAGGCAGTGCCCCTCAGTCCTGGAAAGATGCCCGAATACATAATCACACGAG TCAGGCCCAGCCCTCCCAACTCTATAGAGGACGGGTATGAAGATGCTGAAAACAACTACCCCACTACCTGCATAAACTCACACCGCAAAAACTCCT ACAATGATTCTGATGCTCTTAGCAGTTCCTACGAGTCGTacgaggaggacgaggaggagaggAGCCCTGGCGTCACTCACCAGTGGCCCTCGGATGAGAGCTCCATGCCTCCTGCCAGGGACTGTCGCATCTGTGCCTTCCTGCTGCGCAAGAAACGCTTTGGCCAGTGGGCCAAACAGCTCACCGTCATACGGGAGAATAGACTACAG TGTTACAAGAGTTCTAAGGACACATGCCCCTATGTGGACATGCTGCTGCCCCAGTGCACTGTGGTCTACGCTCCTAAAGACAGCAAGAGGAAGCACCATGAACTCAGGTTCACCTTACCTAATGGAGATACACTGGTGCTGGCGGTACAAAGCAAGGAGCAGGCCCACAGATGGCTCAGG GTCGTTAGAGAGGTGAGCGGTCAGAGCACAGGACCCGAGGAATCTGTGTCTCCCATCATTCCAAGAAAAACTGAACTTGACAAG AGATTGTCTGCAGAGAGGAACACATCAGATTCAGACAGTGTTGGTGTGTCAACAGGAGAGAACTGCAGAGAAAATG GTAAGGTGAAACGGGGGGCTTTCGCTGCAGGCCGAAAGATCACACGCATCATCAGCTTCTCCAAGAAGAAGCCTCCTCGACCAGGAGATCCCCGGACTGCCCACAGTGACCCTCGACAAG GCTACTTGTCGGTGCTGGTGAACCAAGTGTGGAGGGAACAGTGgtgctgtgtgtgcagaggCTCCCTGCACTTCTACCATGACAAAGGAGACCCTCGGACCTCCCtgccctcccttcctctccatGGCTGTGAGGTGGTGCCAGGGCTGGGACCTAAACATCCCTTTGCCTTCAGAATCCTGCGGGCCAGCACGGAGGTGGCTGCTCTGGAG gcAGCAAGCTCTGAGGAGCTTGGCAGATGGCTCGGCATCCTCTTGGCAGAGACCGGCTCCGCAACAGATCCAGAGTCGCTGCATTACGACTATGTTGACGTGGAAACCATTGCTAACATCCGCGACGCTGCGAGGCATTCCTTCCT GTGGGCCACATCCTCCAGCAGTACCTCCACAGACTCCAGAACATATGATGAGGTCCCTAATGAGGACATGCAG CCAGTGGAGAACCGCAGGCAGCAGTCTGGGAATCAAGGGAAGCGGCGCTCAAGTTTCTCCAGCAGTGACTCTGACAGAAAGAAGCCAGTAGTCTCCCTCAAACGAACAGGCTCAA ACTCCAACCAGTACGGAAGGTATGGGAAAACTCGAGCAGAGGAGGATGCCAAGCGTTacctgaaagaaaaagaggagctGGAAAGACAGAGGGATGGGATTCGAAATACACTCGTGACCCTCCGACAGGAGAAGAGAGAACTGAAGGAAGAGCTGAAGACGACTTCTG agaagaggaagcCCTCTCTGAACAAACGTGTTTCTCAACTGGAGGAAGCATGTCGGGCTAAGGAGGCAGAGAGGGTGGACCTGGAGCTCCGACTGACCCAAGTCAAAGAAAACCTCAAGAAGAGCCAGGCAGGTGGAGCGCTTGGTGCACCAGTGGAGGCTAAACCACCTGTCAAG GGTTCCAGCAAAAAGACCCAGAATATCTACATGGAGTCTTTACCAGTTAACTGTGCTCTAGAGATGCGTAAGAGACCTCCATCTGTGTATGCTTCTTCTACAGGAACTGTCATGCAGAAGGCAAAG gAATGGGAGTCAAAGAAAGGAACCTAA